A DNA window from Gillisia sp. Hel1_33_143 contains the following coding sequences:
- the moaCB gene encoding bifunctional molybdenum cofactor biosynthesis protein MoaC/MoaB, whose product MIDITHKINTLREATAIAIVRTSSEETINALQENRVPKGNVFEMAKAAGLLGVKKTPDLLPDCHPLPIEYTGIEYEINGLEIQISMTVKTIYKTGVEVEAMHGASVVALTMYDMLKPIDKNVEIGTIRLQSKKGGKSSYKIDAEELTAKVVVCSDTISKGIGEDKAGLAIVSKLEALGINAERIIIPDEPEEIKSALNEANEDMVIFTGGTGVGPRDVTPETIEPMLDLRLKGVEEQMRSYGQERMPYAMLSRSVAGIAKGKVVLALPGSTKGAAECMDAIFPHVLHVFKVIEGKRHD is encoded by the coding sequence ATGATAGATATTACCCATAAAATAAATACGCTGAGAGAAGCTACCGCGATTGCGATCGTGCGAACTTCTAGCGAAGAAACGATCAATGCGTTGCAGGAAAATAGAGTTCCGAAAGGGAATGTATTTGAAATGGCGAAAGCTGCAGGTTTGCTTGGGGTTAAGAAAACACCAGACTTATTGCCAGATTGCCATCCGTTGCCTATTGAATATACCGGAATTGAATATGAGATTAACGGACTCGAGATCCAGATCTCTATGACGGTAAAAACTATTTACAAGACTGGCGTTGAGGTGGAAGCGATGCACGGAGCCAGTGTTGTGGCTCTTACTATGTATGATATGCTGAAGCCTATCGATAAAAATGTGGAAATTGGGACTATCAGACTTCAGAGTAAAAAAGGCGGAAAATCTTCTTACAAGATAGATGCTGAAGAACTAACGGCAAAAGTGGTAGTATGCTCAGATACTATTTCTAAAGGAATAGGAGAAGATAAAGCTGGGTTAGCCATTGTTTCAAAATTGGAAGCCCTTGGAATTAATGCAGAGCGAATTATTATTCCCGATGAGCCTGAAGAAATAAAATCAGCTTTAAACGAGGCAAATGAAGATATGGTGATTTTTACAGGCGGAACGGGTGTTGGGCCTAGAGATGTAACTCCGGAAACTATAGAACCCATGCTGGATCTTAGGTTGAAAGGTGTGGAAGAGCAAATGCGCAGCTATGGGCAGGAACGTATGCCATATGCAATGTTATCCAGATCTGTAGCGGGAATCGCTAAAGGCAAAGTGGTGCTGGCATTACCGGGATCTACCAAAGGAGCTGCAGAATGCATGGATGCGATATTTCCACATGTATTGCACGTTTTTAAAGTGATAGAAGGAAAAAGACATGATTGA
- a CDS encoding molybdenum cofactor biosynthesis protein MoaE, producing MDKKKPKKVFIQGAIPPEKIATSIANHQSKTNIGAHSIFLGQIRADKIDGKTVSAIHYSAYEEMAENVFHKIREAAFSKFDITCAHIYHSLGDVKTGEICLFVFTSSAHRKIAIEACNYFVEEIKANVPIFGKEIFEDETHQWKVNK from the coding sequence ATGGATAAGAAAAAACCGAAAAAAGTATTTATACAAGGCGCGATTCCGCCCGAAAAGATCGCGACTTCCATTGCAAATCATCAATCGAAGACCAATATTGGTGCACACAGCATCTTTTTGGGTCAGATTCGAGCAGATAAAATTGATGGAAAAACGGTGAGCGCAATTCATTATTCAGCATACGAGGAAATGGCAGAGAATGTCTTTCACAAGATAAGAGAAGCTGCTTTTTCTAAATTTGATATTACCTGCGCGCACATCTATCATAGTCTCGGCGATGTAAAAACCGGGGAAATATGCCTTTTTGTTTTTACTTCTTCGGCACATCGAAAGATCGCTATAGAAGCCTGCAATTATTTTGTAGAAGAGATCAAGGCGAATGTGCCAATTTTCGGAAAAGAGATTTTCGAAGATGAAACCCATCAATGGAAAGTGAATAAATAA
- a CDS encoding HesA/MoeB/ThiF family protein has protein sequence MRYDRQIILDEVGVSGQEKLRKASVLIIGVGGLGCPAAQYLVGAGIGQIGLMDHDKVSISNLHRQVLYNESDIGRSKAMVAQEKLQQLNSEIEIVAIEEALSIENAEKLFRQYDIILDGTDNFETKYLINDACILANKPWVYASIYKNEGQLSVFNHQDGPSYRCLFPKTNRQNVSCEATGVLGVVPGIFGILQAMEVLKIVLGVGNVLSGKLKLSNLLTGSEQILNIQKREEEIEKIKENGIIPVIIECKISDDSKLYLDIREIFEQPRITSEKVIQIPMSDLDERLWEIPKEEEVFVFCQSGKRSKKIVDLLKAEYGFENLKNVEGGIETIIDG, from the coding sequence ATGAGATACGACAGACAAATAATCTTGGATGAAGTAGGAGTTTCCGGACAGGAAAAACTCCGCAAAGCCAGTGTGCTCATCATCGGAGTGGGCGGACTCGGTTGTCCTGCCGCGCAATACCTTGTGGGTGCAGGTATTGGGCAGATCGGGTTGATGGATCACGATAAAGTTTCTATCAGCAATTTGCATCGCCAAGTTTTATATAATGAGAGTGATATTGGGAGATCGAAAGCTATGGTTGCTCAGGAAAAACTGCAGCAACTAAATAGTGAGATCGAAATTGTTGCTATTGAAGAGGCTTTGAGCATCGAAAATGCGGAAAAACTTTTTAGACAATATGATATTATCCTTGACGGAACAGATAATTTTGAGACTAAATATTTGATAAATGATGCCTGTATTTTAGCAAATAAACCCTGGGTTTATGCTTCGATCTATAAAAACGAAGGTCAGTTATCTGTTTTTAATCATCAAGATGGACCAAGTTACAGATGTCTATTTCCGAAGACCAACAGACAGAATGTGAGTTGTGAAGCTACCGGTGTCTTAGGAGTAGTTCCCGGAATCTTTGGAATTCTTCAGGCGATGGAAGTTTTAAAGATAGTTTTAGGAGTTGGAAATGTACTTTCAGGAAAACTGAAATTATCTAATTTGCTAACAGGTTCAGAACAAATACTTAATATTCAGAAACGAGAAGAAGAGATCGAAAAGATCAAGGAAAACGGAATTATTCCGGTGATAATTGAATGTAAAATCAGTGATGACTCAAAACTCTATCTGGATATTCGAGAGATCTTTGAGCAACCCAGGATCACTTCAGAAAAAGTGATACAGATACCGATGAGTGATCTGGACGAAAGGCTCTGGGAAATTCCGAAGGAAGAAGAAGTATTCGTTTTTTGCCAGTCGGGGAAACGAAGTAAGAAAATTGTTGACCTTTTGAAAGCTGAATACGGCTTCGAGAATTTAAAGAATGTTGAAGGAGGAATAGAAACTATAATAGATGGATAA
- a CDS encoding MoaD/ThiS family protein, whose product MKVTIKYFGMIAETAGKSEEILDLKSGFSVQDLKDLQVQKYKIADPEAVQIAVNQDLNSNLDLKEGDEVAFLPPFAGG is encoded by the coding sequence ATGAAAGTGACCATTAAATATTTTGGAATGATCGCAGAAACTGCCGGAAAATCTGAAGAAATTCTGGATTTGAAGTCGGGATTTTCTGTGCAGGATCTTAAAGATCTGCAGGTCCAAAAATATAAAATTGCAGATCCGGAAGCGGTCCAAATTGCCGTGAATCAGGATCTGAATTCAAATTTAGACTTAAAAGAAGGTGATGAGGTAGCGTTTTTGCCGCCATTCGCAGGAGGATAA
- a CDS encoding NTP transferase domain-containing protein, with amino-acid sequence MIQNAKIGVVILAAGSSSRLGYAKQLVEFNGKPLLQHAIDVSGLLDFDSKVLVLGARKDKIESEIDLKEFEVVTNENWEEGMSTSISKGVLRSQELEHELDHILILLSDQPFVSKERIEELLQVQLDKNSQATFSEYSGDIGVPAIFSAEVFHDLKELKGDQGAKKLIHDQKLDYGIVKFEEGNFDVDTAEDVERLKKLEKE; translated from the coding sequence TTGATACAGAATGCTAAAATAGGAGTTGTGATTCTTGCCGCTGGTTCTTCCAGCCGACTTGGATATGCTAAACAGCTAGTGGAATTCAATGGGAAACCTTTATTGCAACATGCGATAGATGTTTCAGGTTTACTTGATTTTGATAGCAAAGTTTTAGTTTTAGGAGCTAGAAAAGATAAGATAGAAAGTGAAATCGATCTAAAGGAATTTGAGGTTGTAACGAATGAGAACTGGGAAGAAGGAATGTCTACTAGTATTAGCAAAGGTGTGTTGAGGTCTCAAGAATTAGAACATGAGTTGGATCATATATTAATTTTACTATCAGATCAACCCTTTGTGAGTAAAGAAAGAATTGAGGAATTACTACAGGTTCAGTTGGACAAAAATAGTCAAGCGACCTTTTCAGAATATTCAGGAGACATTGGTGTTCCTGCAATTTTTTCAGCAGAAGTTTTTCATGATCTTAAAGAATTGAAAGGAGATCAGGGAGCTAAAAAACTCATCCATGATCAGAAATTAGATTACGGGATCGTGAAGTTTGAAGAAGGTAATTTTGATGTAGATACCGCGGAAGATGTGGAACGATTAAAAAAGTTGGAAAAAGAATGA
- a CDS encoding XdhC family protein has translation MRELEAIIAQYNQLKSAGTGCILATVVHVEGSSYRRAGARMLIDEVGNITGAISGGCLEGDALRKALHALHQQKNKLITYDTSDEDDALIGAQLGCNGIIQVLFEPLNFQEELNPCELLKNVISKNVAQAIIVQFNLNRTKEQSGTILIIDENSEVIGKKPDSELLNIFQNQAKLSLETKRSQFAEFQNSEEIQHVFIQNYQPPVKLIIVGAGNDAQILAQQAELLGWEVAVTDGRPTHANEQRFSSSCQVIVSKPEQALENIKIDERSCFVLMSHNYNYDLAVLKLLLKEDAIPYIGILGPLKKYERMQTDLVNEGFEISEGNYDKIYAPVGLEIGAETPAEIGLSVLAEIQSVLTQASAGNLREKSEPIHEKKNNQFKQVTV, from the coding sequence ATGAGAGAACTGGAAGCTATAATTGCCCAATACAATCAGTTAAAGTCTGCTGGTACAGGCTGTATTCTGGCTACAGTTGTGCATGTAGAAGGTTCTTCTTATCGTAGGGCAGGCGCTAGAATGCTTATAGATGAGGTTGGGAATATTACTGGTGCAATTAGCGGTGGATGCTTGGAAGGTGATGCTTTGAGAAAAGCGCTGCACGCTTTGCATCAACAAAAGAATAAATTGATTACTTATGACACCAGTGATGAAGATGATGCGTTGATTGGCGCACAATTGGGATGCAATGGCATCATACAGGTTTTGTTTGAGCCATTAAATTTTCAGGAGGAATTAAATCCTTGTGAATTGTTGAAAAATGTAATTTCCAAAAATGTCGCTCAGGCTATTATTGTTCAATTCAATTTGAATCGTACTAAAGAACAATCGGGAACAATTTTAATTATTGATGAAAATTCAGAAGTTATAGGCAAGAAACCCGATTCAGAATTACTTAATATTTTTCAGAATCAAGCAAAACTTAGTTTGGAAACTAAAAGATCTCAATTTGCAGAATTTCAGAATTCCGAAGAAATACAACATGTTTTTATTCAGAATTATCAGCCGCCAGTGAAACTTATAATTGTTGGAGCAGGGAACGATGCGCAAATTCTAGCGCAACAGGCTGAATTGCTTGGCTGGGAAGTTGCGGTAACCGATGGCCGACCTACGCATGCGAATGAGCAACGTTTTTCAAGTTCCTGCCAGGTGATCGTTTCAAAACCGGAACAAGCCTTGGAGAATATTAAAATAGATGAGCGAAGCTGCTTTGTGTTGATGAGTCATAATTATAATTATGATCTGGCAGTTTTAAAATTGTTGCTGAAAGAAGATGCGATCCCATATATAGGTATTCTTGGTCCGTTGAAGAAATATGAAAGAATGCAAACAGATCTGGTAAATGAAGGTTTTGAAATTTCAGAAGGAAATTACGACAAAATATATGCTCCTGTAGGTTTAGAGATAGGTGCAGAAACTCCGGCAGAGATCGGACTTTCCGTTTTAGCCGAAATTCAGTCGGTGCTTACTCAAGCATCTGCGGGAAACCTTAGAGAAAAATCGGAGCCGATACATGAAAAGAAAAATAACCAGTTCAAGCAGGTAACAGTTTGA
- a CDS encoding cysteine desulfurase family protein, with the protein MSLKKKIYLDFNATTPVDNRVLETMLPYFTENFGNASSDHVFGWDANEAVEFAREQIGNLINAKATGITFTSGATEAANLALFGFCKANSSKGNHIISCKIEHKAVLDTLKALEQQGFKVTYLEVDAEGNIDLEDLKREITSETILISLMLANNETGLIHPMQEIEKIVHSKGAKLMSDITQAVGKFPVDLKELNLDIAIFSSHKLYGPKGVGALYINKKNNIEIDPTVFGGGQEKGMRPGTLNVPGIVGFGKAAEIAEAEMEEESIRISKLRNGLEKQLSELEEVQINSKNSNRLPNTTNISFQNIDGNLMLRKLSNLAISRGSACTSNTINPSHVLKAMGLNDELALASFRISLGRSTTQEHIDFAVEEIKSCLNQLKKVEV; encoded by the coding sequence ATGAGTTTAAAAAAGAAGATATATTTAGATTTTAATGCCACGACACCTGTTGATAACAGGGTGTTAGAAACGATGTTGCCTTATTTTACTGAGAATTTCGGAAATGCCAGCAGCGATCATGTTTTTGGTTGGGATGCAAATGAAGCTGTTGAATTTGCTCGTGAACAAATTGGCAATTTGATAAATGCTAAAGCCACGGGAATCACATTCACTTCTGGAGCAACCGAAGCTGCAAACCTGGCTCTTTTTGGGTTTTGTAAAGCAAATAGTTCAAAAGGGAATCATATCATCAGCTGCAAGATAGAGCATAAAGCAGTTTTGGATACGCTAAAAGCATTGGAACAGCAAGGTTTTAAAGTGACCTATTTGGAGGTAGATGCTGAAGGAAATATCGATTTAGAGGATTTAAAACGAGAAATCACTTCAGAAACCATTTTAATAAGCCTGATGCTTGCCAATAATGAAACCGGCTTGATCCATCCTATGCAGGAAATTGAAAAGATCGTGCATTCAAAAGGAGCGAAATTGATGAGTGATATTACGCAGGCGGTCGGCAAGTTCCCTGTAGATTTGAAAGAATTGAATCTGGATATTGCTATTTTTTCTTCTCATAAGCTCTACGGACCAAAAGGCGTGGGCGCTTTATATATCAACAAAAAGAATAACATTGAGATCGATCCTACCGTTTTTGGTGGCGGACAAGAAAAAGGCATGCGACCTGGGACTTTAAATGTGCCTGGAATCGTTGGCTTTGGAAAAGCTGCTGAAATAGCTGAAGCTGAAATGGAAGAGGAATCTATCAGAATCTCCAAATTGAGAAACGGTTTAGAAAAACAATTATCAGAACTTGAAGAGGTTCAGATCAATTCGAAGAATTCAAACCGACTACCAAATACCACGAATATTTCCTTTCAAAATATCGACGGAAATCTGATGTTAAGAAAACTGAGTAATTTGGCTATTTCGCGAGGTTCGGCCTGTACTTCGAATACTATAAATCCTTCGCATGTTTTGAAAGCTATGGGCTTAAATGATGAACTTGCACTTGCATCTTTCCGGATAAGCTTAGGTAGAAGTACAACTCAGGAACATATCGATTTTGCTGTGGAAGAAATTAAGTCTTGCTTAAACCAGTTAAAGAAAGTGGAAGTATGA
- a CDS encoding winged helix-turn-helix domain-containing protein, which yields MKQLKIKCWIEEDGEKFYGPGPHILLKEIQKEGSLSKAAEKMQLSYKKAWEMVQRLNLGSNHNLVNLKKGGQHGGGAEITPHAFQIMSAYELLQDKIKELIKAEDELMNVLKKD from the coding sequence ATGAAACAATTAAAGATCAAATGCTGGATAGAGGAAGATGGCGAAAAGTTTTATGGACCGGGTCCTCATATACTTTTAAAAGAGATCCAGAAAGAAGGATCATTATCTAAAGCTGCAGAAAAAATGCAGTTATCTTACAAGAAAGCTTGGGAGATGGTTCAAAGATTAAATTTAGGATCGAATCATAATTTGGTAAATCTTAAAAAAGGAGGTCAGCATGGGGGTGGAGCAGAAATTACTCCCCATGCTTTTCAAATTATGAGTGCATATGAGTTGCTTCAAGATAAGATAAAAGAACTAATAAAGGCAGAGGATGAACTAATGAACGTCTTAAAAAAAGATTAA
- a CDS encoding xanthine dehydrogenase family protein molybdopterin-binding subunit translates to MTKVKTSLGRRSFIKSVSLAGGGLIIGFNWLACKGPTEDGGEELAMQMPKEWFELNGYLKIGENGIVTIYSPNPEIGQNVKTSMPMIVAEELDVDWNNVIVEQAPLNTEIFTRQLAGGSQSIRQGWQSLRTAGATARQMLLTAAANKWEVPVSELSVENGVIKHSGSDKTIGYGDIAKAAVDVEVPEEVELKEVKNFKIVGTSRKNVDAKKIITGKPLYGIDTYKEGMLIAMVVQPPAFGMEFKSMNAEKAKSMPGIKDVFTIDTYPEDMEKEWSDVGSFSKLVVVVGESTWQVMQAKKEVKVEWDLNPELTKQIEILEKSAAMAGTAGLESSTTHTSLMADIGSKKSEIVRKDGDPEKAFKNAARVIERSYTCPFLAHNCMEPMNFFADVSGGKAELLGPIQTPEYAEISVKKRLGIDLENIDIQMTRMGGGFGRRLYGHFLVEAAVISEKMGAPIKLMYSREDDMTNGVYRPAYHVTYKAALDGNNKLTAFHVNAGGIPESPLFPNRFPAGAIDNYLAESWSVESNISTGAFRAPRSNFIAGAEQSFLDELAEEMGQDPIQFRLDLLKRASIHPVGEENDYDAARFSEVLKLAREKSGWDSGNSSKNRGVAAYYCHNSYVAQVIDLSVENNLPVIDKVTCAIDCGIVVNPDAAKNMVEGGTIDGIGHALYSEITFKDGAPQQSNYDKYRLIRHKEAPKSIDVHFVKSTIDPTGLGEPPFPPIQGALANALYKATGKRFYDQPFISHMQDDLKT, encoded by the coding sequence ATGACTAAAGTAAAAACATCCTTAGGTAGAAGATCCTTTATTAAAAGCGTATCTCTAGCTGGTGGCGGACTAATAATAGGATTTAATTGGTTAGCATGTAAAGGACCTACAGAAGATGGAGGAGAAGAATTGGCAATGCAAATGCCTAAAGAATGGTTTGAATTAAATGGATATTTAAAGATAGGTGAAAATGGTATTGTAACTATTTATTCTCCTAATCCGGAAATAGGGCAGAACGTAAAAACTTCGATGCCTATGATAGTGGCAGAAGAACTAGATGTAGATTGGAATAACGTTATTGTAGAACAAGCTCCACTAAATACTGAAATTTTCACCCGTCAACTTGCAGGTGGAAGTCAGTCTATACGTCAAGGGTGGCAATCTCTAAGAACTGCCGGAGCAACTGCAAGACAAATGCTACTTACGGCTGCTGCAAATAAATGGGAAGTTCCTGTTTCTGAATTAAGTGTTGAAAATGGTGTTATAAAACATTCCGGTAGCGATAAAACTATTGGATATGGAGATATTGCTAAAGCTGCGGTAGATGTTGAGGTTCCTGAAGAAGTAGAATTAAAGGAAGTCAAAAATTTTAAAATAGTTGGGACTTCTCGAAAAAACGTAGATGCAAAGAAGATCATTACCGGGAAACCTTTATATGGAATAGATACGTATAAGGAAGGAATGCTAATAGCTATGGTGGTTCAACCGCCGGCTTTTGGGATGGAATTTAAATCTATGAATGCGGAAAAGGCTAAATCAATGCCTGGTATAAAGGATGTTTTTACCATAGACACGTATCCTGAAGACATGGAAAAGGAATGGAGCGATGTAGGTTCTTTTTCGAAACTAGTAGTTGTTGTTGGAGAGAGCACCTGGCAGGTGATGCAGGCTAAGAAAGAAGTAAAGGTAGAATGGGATCTAAATCCAGAACTTACTAAGCAAATCGAGATATTAGAAAAATCTGCGGCAATGGCTGGTACTGCTGGTTTAGAAAGCAGTACTACTCATACTTCGTTAATGGCAGATATTGGTTCTAAAAAATCTGAGATCGTTAGAAAAGATGGAGATCCGGAGAAAGCATTTAAAAACGCAGCCCGTGTTATAGAACGTTCTTATACATGCCCCTTTCTAGCACATAATTGTATGGAGCCAATGAATTTCTTTGCAGATGTAAGCGGAGGAAAAGCAGAGCTTTTAGGTCCTATCCAAACGCCGGAATATGCCGAGATAAGTGTTAAGAAGCGGTTAGGGATAGATCTTGAGAATATTGATATCCAAATGACTAGAATGGGTGGAGGATTTGGTAGAAGGCTGTACGGTCATTTCTTAGTTGAGGCAGCAGTAATTTCAGAAAAAATGGGCGCTCCTATTAAACTTATGTATAGTAGAGAAGATGATATGACCAACGGGGTATATCGCCCTGCATATCATGTCACTTATAAAGCGGCACTCGATGGAAATAATAAACTTACTGCTTTTCATGTAAATGCAGGAGGAATTCCTGAAAGTCCGCTCTTTCCAAATCGTTTTCCTGCAGGTGCTATAGATAATTATTTAGCAGAAAGTTGGAGCGTAGAATCTAATATTTCTACTGGAGCCTTTAGAGCTCCGCGATCTAATTTTATTGCAGGAGCAGAACAATCTTTCTTAGATGAACTAGCAGAAGAAATGGGGCAGGATCCAATTCAGTTTAGATTAGATCTGCTTAAAAGAGCATCCATTCATCCTGTAGGAGAAGAAAATGATTATGATGCAGCGCGATTTTCCGAAGTTTTAAAACTAGCAAGAGAGAAATCTGGTTGGGATAGTGGTAATTCTAGTAAAAATAGAGGTGTTGCTGCTTATTATTGCCATAACTCTTATGTAGCTCAGGTCATAGATCTTAGTGTAGAAAACAATCTACCGGTTATAGATAAGGTAACCTGTGCAATAGACTGTGGAATTGTAGTTAATCCAGACGCTGCAAAAAACATGGTAGAAGGTGGAACCATAGATGGTATAGGGCATGCTTTGTATAGTGAAATTACTTTTAAAGATGGAGCACCTCAGCAAAGCAATTATGATAAATACAGATTAATTCGTCATAAAGAGGCGCCTAAAAGCATAGATGTTCATTTTGTAAAAAGTACTATAGATCCAACAGGTTTAGGGGAGCCGCCATTTCCTCCAATTCAGGGTGCTTTAGCAAACGCTCTTTATAAGGCTACGGGTAAACGTTTTTACGATCAGCCATTTATTTCTCATATGCAAGACGATCTAAAAACATAA